The following are from one region of the Salvia splendens isolate huo1 chromosome 2, SspV2, whole genome shotgun sequence genome:
- the LOC121790739 gene encoding uncharacterized protein LOC121790739 isoform X1, whose amino-acid sequence MTPTMEDDLDHEQAYDPEYLGAPMYESEAAPDCLKETARQHPRAEPVISESHRTPNMKHEASLLGGDKPVSPNTNIVTNKIHAAAEKLAPTCAAVSNATHNSANMITNTSHAVADKLAPACNVVSDATHKIATKIAGIAVASPETQPCQEAKAELMSEDGGNLKARLNVTDDAGNPKQCATGSPQTYERGVSVKEYFLNKLEPGEDEKALSQAITKAISPRKSTGETGVVDKVKEAITSFFRQEEASNSTEISADLISEASASSEIETIAEPNRLASIHADKSASPSAAAVDTSNTPTVVQLKPVASTYAEKPASQSPAAPDTSIVPANAQLNRVASVHVHSTKVFTNSTNNSPIIPVYTNTHEGDLLFHFILILQQYRVKIISFLAVTVTCHILNI is encoded by the exons ATGACCCCTACGATGGAAGATGACTTGGATCATGAACAAGCCTATGATCCCGAGTACCTTGGCGCTCCAA TGTACGAGTCCGAAGCAGCACCCGACTGTCTGAAGGAGACGGCAAGGCAGCACCCGAGGGCGGAGCCTGTCATCTCCGAGAGTCATAGGACGCCAAACATGAAGCACGAAGCTTCACTGCTGGGAGGCGACAAACCTGTAAGCCCGAACACAAACATAGTCACAAACAAGATTCATGCTGCAGCTGAAAAACTGGCTCCAACCTGCGCTGCCGTGTCCAACGCAACCCACAATAGCGCCAATATGATCACAAACACTAGTCACGCTGTCGCTGACAAACTTGCTCCGGCCTGCAATGTCGTGTCTGATGCAACCCACAAGATTGCAACTAAGATTGCTGGCATTGCTGTTGCATCTCCGGAAACACAACCATGTCAGGAAGCTAAAGCAGAGTTAATGAGTGAGGATGGTGGAAACCTGAAGGCACGGCTAAATGTGACGGATGATGCCGGAAACCCGAAGCAATGTGCGACCGGAAGTCCTCAAACATACGAAAGAGGAGTTTCTGTGAAGGAGTATTTCTTGAACAAGCTGGAGCCTGGAGAAGATGAAAAAGCACTCTCACAGGCTATAACAAAGGCCATCAGTCCCAGGAAAAGCACCGGAGAGACGGGTGTGGTGGATAAGGTTAAAGAGGCCATCACTTCATTTTTCAGGCAGGAGGAGGCCTCCAACTCAACAGAAATATCTGCAGACTTGATTTCCGAAGCCTCTGCCTCCTCGGAAATTGAAACAATTGCTGAACCGAACCGTCTGGCTTCAATCCATGCAGATAAATCTGCAAGCCCGTCTGCTGCTGCTGTCGACACTTCAAACACTCCAACAGTTGTTCAACTGAAACCTGTGGCTTCAACTTATGCAGAAAAACCTGCAAGTCAGTCTCCTGCTGCTCCTGACACTTCAATCGTTCCAGCGAATGCTCAACTGAACCGCGTTGCTTCAGTCCATGTTCATTCCACCAAAGTTTTCACCAACAGTACCAACAACTCACCTATCATCCCAGTGTACACCAATACTCATGAAGGTGATTTACTGTTTCACTTCATTCTTATACTACAGCAATACAGAGTCAAGATTATATCATTTCTAGCTGTTACAGTAACCTGCCATATCCTTAATATATAG
- the LOC121790739 gene encoding uncharacterized protein LOC121790739 isoform X2, translating to MTPTMEDDLDHEQAYDPEYLGAPMYESEAAPDCLKETARQHPRAEPVISESHRTPNMKHEASLLGGDKPVSPNTNIVTNKIHAAAEKLAPTCAAVSNATHNSANMITNTSHAVADKLAPACNVVSDATHKIATKIAGIAVASPETQPCQEAKAELMSEDGGNLKARLNVTDDAGNPKQCATGSPQTYERGVSVKEYFLNKLEPGEDEKALSQAITKAISPRKSTGETGVVDKVKEAITSFFRQEEASNSTEISADLISEASASSEIETIAEPNRLASIHADKSASPSAAAVDTSNTPTVVQLKPVASTYAEKPASQSPAAPDTSIVPANAQLNRVASVHVHSTKVFTNSTNNSPIIPVYTNTHEDYEEETNDKILQAN from the exons ATGACCCCTACGATGGAAGATGACTTGGATCATGAACAAGCCTATGATCCCGAGTACCTTGGCGCTCCAA TGTACGAGTCCGAAGCAGCACCCGACTGTCTGAAGGAGACGGCAAGGCAGCACCCGAGGGCGGAGCCTGTCATCTCCGAGAGTCATAGGACGCCAAACATGAAGCACGAAGCTTCACTGCTGGGAGGCGACAAACCTGTAAGCCCGAACACAAACATAGTCACAAACAAGATTCATGCTGCAGCTGAAAAACTGGCTCCAACCTGCGCTGCCGTGTCCAACGCAACCCACAATAGCGCCAATATGATCACAAACACTAGTCACGCTGTCGCTGACAAACTTGCTCCGGCCTGCAATGTCGTGTCTGATGCAACCCACAAGATTGCAACTAAGATTGCTGGCATTGCTGTTGCATCTCCGGAAACACAACCATGTCAGGAAGCTAAAGCAGAGTTAATGAGTGAGGATGGTGGAAACCTGAAGGCACGGCTAAATGTGACGGATGATGCCGGAAACCCGAAGCAATGTGCGACCGGAAGTCCTCAAACATACGAAAGAGGAGTTTCTGTGAAGGAGTATTTCTTGAACAAGCTGGAGCCTGGAGAAGATGAAAAAGCACTCTCACAGGCTATAACAAAGGCCATCAGTCCCAGGAAAAGCACCGGAGAGACGGGTGTGGTGGATAAGGTTAAAGAGGCCATCACTTCATTTTTCAGGCAGGAGGAGGCCTCCAACTCAACAGAAATATCTGCAGACTTGATTTCCGAAGCCTCTGCCTCCTCGGAAATTGAAACAATTGCTGAACCGAACCGTCTGGCTTCAATCCATGCAGATAAATCTGCAAGCCCGTCTGCTGCTGCTGTCGACACTTCAAACACTCCAACAGTTGTTCAACTGAAACCTGTGGCTTCAACTTATGCAGAAAAACCTGCAAGTCAGTCTCCTGCTGCTCCTGACACTTCAATCGTTCCAGCGAATGCTCAACTGAACCGCGTTGCTTCAGTCCATGTTCATTCCACCAAAGTTTTCACCAACAGTACCAACAACTCACCTATCATCCCAGTGTACACCAATACTCATGAAG ATTATGAGGAAGAAACCAATGATAAGATTCTGCAAGCCAATTGA
- the LOC121790713 gene encoding transcription factor PCL1-like, translating to MGEEVKLDDSTVSDWEAGLPSAADLTPLSQSLIPLELASAFRISLDPPRTAVDVTRASRSTLSSLRSAANSKPLADDPAVSDADDAKNSSAADAKTLKRPRLVWTPQLHKRFVDVVAHLGLRNAVPKTIMQLMNVEGLTRENVASHLQKYRLYVKRMQGLSSEGPSPSDHLFASTPLPPQSLNESSSRGNGSSVGMPMPIPMLHGYHGHYQQYGYNGYSQHHMAQNNSNC from the coding sequence ATGGGCGAGGAAGTGAAGCTCGACGACTCCACCGTCTCCGACTGGGAGGCCGGCCTCCCCTCCGCCGCCGATCTCACCCCCTTATCTCAGTCCCTGATCCCACTCGAATTAGCCTCCGCCTTCCGAATCTCCCTCGACCCTCCCCGCACCGCCGTCGACGTCACCCGCGCCTCCCGCTCCACGCTCTCCTCCCTCCGCTCCGCCGCCAATTCGAAGCCGCTCGCCGACGATCCCGCGGTTTCCGACGCCGACGACGCGAAGAACAGCTCCGCCGCCGACGCCAAGACGCTGAAGCGCCCGCGCCTCGTGTGGACCCCGCAGCTGCACAAGCGGTTCGTGGACGTGGTGGCGCACCTAGGGCTGAGGAACGCCGTGCCGAAGACGATTATGCAGCTGATGAACGTCGAGGGTTTGACGCGCGAGAACGTCGCCAGCCATCTCCAGAAATACCGGCTGTATGTGAAGCGGATGCAGGGGCTTTCCAGcgaggggccttccccttccgaTCATCTATTTGCTTCCACGCCGCTTCCCCCGCAGAGCCTCAATGAGTCCTCCAGCCGTGGAAACGGAAGCAGTGTAGGGATGCCGATGCCGATTCCGATGCTACACGGCTACCATGGACACTATCAGCAGTATGGTTATAATGGCTATTCACAGCATCACATGGCTCAGAATAATAGCAATTGTTAG
- the LOC121790734 gene encoding D-xylose-proton symporter-like 3, chloroplastic: protein MALNCVPPLLNSNLKLWNKNRQANFCVAKRSNAVATAAFSGRNALLRCSHSRSILANHNGFRMHFVRPTAKRNFTKVGASADEAQSLNSEQEDFAWSSVLLPFLFPALGGLLFGYDIGATSGAAISLQSPELSGTNWFNLSAIQLGLVVSGSLYGALFGSLIVYPLADFLGRNRELIIASLLYLSGGLLTASAPGLGFLLIGRCLYGLGIGMAMHGAPLYIAETCPSQIRGTLISLKELFIVLGILLGYFVGSFEINAVGGWRYMFGFSAPIALVMGLGMWSLPQSPRWLLLRAVQGKASLQEYKEKAVHALNKLRGRSTDDKASEKQIEETIVSLKTAYTGQDSEASVLEVFQGPSLKAFIIGGGLVLFQQITGQPSVLYYAGPILQTAGFAAAADATKLSVVVGVFKLLMTGVAVLKVDDLGRRPLLIGGVGGLAFSLLLLSAYYKFLGGYPLLAVAALLLYVGCYQISFGPISWLMVSEIFPSRTRGKGTSLAVLTNFGSNAIVTFAFSPLKELLGAENLFILFGAIAILALAFVVVYVPETKGLSLEEIESKLSE from the exons ATGGCTCTAAACTGTGTTCCGCCATTGCTAAACTCAAATCTCAAGCTCTGGAACAAGAACCGACAAGCCAATTTCTGCGTCGCCAAGAGATCAAATGCTGTAGCCACCGCCGCTTTCAGCGGCAGAAACGCTCTTCTCCGGTGTTCTCACAGTCGCTCAATTTTGGCTAATCATAACGGATTTAGAATGCATTTTGTGCGCCCTACTGCTAAACGCAACTTCACGAAG GTTGGAGCTTCTGCGGATGAAGCTCAATCGTTGAATTCGGAGCAGGAGGACTTTGCTTGGTCCTCTGTTTTGTTACC TTTTCTATTCCCTGCCTTGGGGGGTTTGTTATTTGGCTATGACATTGGTGCCACCTCTGGAGCTGCAATTTCGCTGCAG TCACCTGAGCTCAGTGGTACCAACTGGTTCAACCTTTCAGCTATTCAGCTAGGTTTAGTG GTTAGCGGCTCCCTTTATGGTGCTCTTTTTGGTTCGCTCATAGTATATCCCCTGGCTGATTTCCTCG GAAGGAATAGAGAACTTATCATTGCGTCCCTCCTTTATTTGAGTGGTGGTCTGTTGACCGCTTCTGCCCCTGGCCTCGGATTTCTCTTGATAGGAAGATGCTTATATGGTCTTGGTATTGGCATG GCAATGCATGGGGCGCCTCTTTATATTGCAGAGACATGTCCATCTCAGATTCGGGGCACTTTAATATCTCTAAAGGAGCTTTTCATAGTTCTGGGGATATTG TTAGGCTACTTTGTTGGTAGTTTTGAAATCAATGCTGTTGGAGGGTGGCGTTACATGTTTGGATTCAGTGCCCCAATTGCATTGGTCATGGGCCTAGGGATGTGGAGTCTCCCTCAATCTCCACGATGGTTGCTTCTTAGGGCTGTTCAAGGTAAAGCATCCTTGCAAGAATACAAGGAAAAAGCTGTGCATGCGCTGAATAAACTGAGAGGCCGATCGACTGATGATAAAGCATCTGAAAAACAAATTGAAGAAACCATTGTTTCCTTGAAAACTGCATACACTGGTCAGGATTCAGAAGCAAGTGTTCTTGAGGTTTTTCAGGGCCCAAGTCTGAAAGCCTTCATAATTGGTGGAGGATTGGTCCTTTTTCAGCAG ATTACTGGGCAACCAAGTGTTTTGTATTATGCAGGTCCAATTCTTCAG ACTGCTGGatttgctgctgctgctgatgcGACAAAACTCTCAGTTGTTGTGGGGGTATTTAAG TTGCTCATGACTGGAGTAGCTGTCCTGAAGGTTGATGATCTAGGAAGAAGACCCCTTTTAATAGGAGGGGTTGGTGGACTT GCTTTTTCTCTGCTGCTGCTTTCTGCCTACTACAAATTCTTAGGAGGGTATCCTCTGCTGGCTGTAGCTGCATTGCTTCTCTATGTCGGTTGCTATCAG ATATCATTTGGACCTATCAGTTGGCTTATGGTGTCCGAGATATTCCCTAGTCGGACAAGAGGAAAGGGTACCAGCCTTGCAGTACTGACGAATTTTGGCTCAAACGCTATAGTAACCTTTGCATTCTCCCCGTTGAAG GAGTTACTTGGAGCTGAAAATCTGTTCATTCTATTTGGAGCAATTGCTATCCTCGCACTAGCCTTTGTCGTAGTCTATGTTCCTGAGACCAAAGGGTTGAGCTTGGAAGAAATTGAATCCAAACTGTCGGAGTGA
- the LOC121775382 gene encoding glycoprotein-N-acetylgalactosamine 3-beta-galactosyltransferase 1-like: protein MDGQGDRGDVQGGEVRWYVMTDDDTVLFVDNLVGVLSKYDHNKYFYVGMNSECFVCNVVHSFGMAFGGGGYALSYPLAKAVAENMDLCLKRYPFLYGSDLILQSCIADLGVSLTQEPDIRMSTTFEHNIYIDFTGDISGLLSAHPHSPLVSLHHLDAVEPLFPSTNRTESLSLLKQAAAVDESRLLQPSTCYLKKYN from the exons ATGGATGGCCAGGGTGATCGAGGAGACGTTCAGGGAGGGGAGGTGAGGTGGTACGTGATGACAGACGATGACACGGTGTTGTTTGTTGACAACTTGGTTGGAGTTTTGTCAAAGTATGATCACAACAAGTACTTTTATGTTGGGATGAACTCAGAGTGCTTTGTGTGCAATGTTGTTCACTCATTTGGGATGGCATTTGGTGGAGGTGGATATGCCCTGAGCTATCCCCTGGCCAAGGCTGTGGCTGAGAACATGGATTTGTGCCTCAAGAGATATCCATTTCTCTATGGGAGTGATCTCATTCTCCAATCATGTATTGCTGATTTAGGAGTCTCTCTCACTCAGGAGCCTG ACATACGTATGTCAACTACATTTGAACATAACATATAC ATTGATTTCACAGGAGACATCTCAGGGCTGCTATCAGCCCACCCCCACTCTCCTCTGGTGTCACTCCACCATCTGGACGCAGTGGAGCCGTTGTTCCCCTCGACCAACCGCACCGAGTCACTAAGCCTGCTGAAGCAAGCCGCAGCAGTCGACGAATCGCGACTGCTGCAGCCGAGCACATGCTATCTGAAGAAATACAACTAG